A genomic region of Gammaproteobacteria bacterium contains the following coding sequences:
- the yidD gene encoding membrane protein insertion efficiency factor YidD encodes MAVCKKSMQTLLIRILKLYRLALSPYLGQHCRFAPTCSCYTIEAIETYGTLRGGYLGLRRLLRCHPWCAGGFDPLPRATNSYPCLIEHARKHD; translated from the coding sequence CTGGCAGTGTGTAAGAAATCGATGCAGACACTCCTGATTCGGATACTCAAGCTTTACCGGCTGGCACTGAGCCCGTATCTCGGACAGCACTGTAGGTTCGCACCGACGTGCTCGTGTTACACGATTGAAGCAATAGAGACTTATGGCACGCTGCGCGGCGGCTATCTCGGGTTGCGCCGGCTGCTGCGGTGTCATCCATGGTGCGCCGGCGGTTTCGATCCGTTGCCCCGCGCCACTAACAGCTATCCCTGCCTGATCGAACATGCGCGCAAGCACGACTAA
- the yidC gene encoding membrane protein insertase YidC: MDSQRVLLYFSLVLTLFLIWSAWQRDYGPRPDPSPASQSTNQTRALPAGDMSNNRADVPQSPVVPENVGGIAEPRAATAGGRRIRVVTDVLDIEIDTEGGDIRRAALPTYPANADDPDEPFVLMHSDPALGVYIAQSGLVHDRTAHGGTGEHLAPTHHAIYTAARDEYRLRAGEDELRVPLTWQGPSGVLVRKVFTFHRRDFLIDVSHTVVNRSEQAWSGRQYRQLRHGPIRDEDKSMLLYTYTGAAYYDGHYEKVPFDDMQGEGLSREITGGWAAMLEHYFVSAWVPRANERNFYYTNVVREGGQPQYIIGLRSAALNVAPNASGTFNTRIFVGPKLQEHLDEIAQGLDLVVDYGIFTVLAKPLFWALEKIHDVVGNWGWAIVILTLLIKLAFYKLSETSYKSMARMRNVQPRMAALRERYANDKQKMNQALMELYKTEKINPLGGCLPILVQIPVFISLYWMLLESVEMRQADFMLWINDLSSRDPFFILPLLMGVTMFIQQKLNPAPLDPIQAKVMMVLPVVFTVFFAFFPSGLVLYWFVNNLLSIAQQWVITKRIERGVKPAEQD; the protein is encoded by the coding sequence GTGGATAGCCAGCGAGTGCTGCTCTATTTTTCGCTGGTGCTCACGTTGTTCCTCATCTGGTCAGCGTGGCAGCGCGACTATGGCCCCCGCCCGGACCCGAGTCCAGCGTCCCAGAGCACGAACCAGACTCGCGCGCTTCCAGCCGGCGACATGAGTAACAACCGTGCTGATGTGCCGCAATCGCCAGTGGTGCCGGAAAACGTCGGGGGCATCGCCGAACCACGCGCAGCGACGGCGGGCGGCAGGCGTATCCGGGTCGTCACGGACGTGCTCGACATCGAGATCGATACCGAGGGTGGTGACATTCGTCGCGCCGCGTTGCCAACCTACCCGGCAAACGCAGATGACCCCGACGAACCGTTCGTGCTGATGCACAGCGATCCGGCGCTCGGGGTATACATCGCGCAGTCCGGTCTGGTTCATGATCGCACCGCTCACGGGGGTACGGGCGAGCATCTGGCGCCGACTCACCATGCGATCTATACGGCCGCGCGCGATGAATACCGGCTGCGCGCCGGCGAGGACGAACTGCGGGTGCCGCTGACCTGGCAAGGCCCCTCGGGCGTACTGGTAAGAAAGGTATTCACTTTTCATCGCCGGGATTTTCTTATCGACGTTAGCCACACCGTCGTTAATCGCAGCGAGCAGGCCTGGAGCGGCCGGCAGTATCGTCAGTTACGGCACGGCCCCATTCGTGACGAAGATAAATCCATGCTGCTTTACACCTACACGGGGGCTGCGTATTACGACGGCCATTACGAAAAAGTGCCATTCGACGACATGCAGGGCGAGGGTTTAAGCCGCGAGATCACGGGCGGCTGGGCCGCGATGCTGGAGCACTATTTCGTCTCCGCGTGGGTGCCGCGAGCGAACGAGCGAAATTTCTACTACACCAACGTGGTGCGCGAAGGCGGTCAGCCGCAATATATCATCGGCCTGCGCTCCGCCGCTTTGAACGTCGCGCCAAACGCCAGCGGCACCTTCAACACCCGCATTTTTGTCGGGCCCAAGCTGCAGGAGCACCTCGATGAAATCGCCCAGGGCCTGGACCTGGTGGTGGATTACGGTATTTTCACGGTGCTCGCCAAGCCACTGTTCTGGGCGCTGGAGAAAATTCACGATGTTGTCGGCAACTGGGGCTGGGCAATTGTAATCCTGACCCTGCTGATCAAGCTGGCTTTCTACAAGCTGTCGGAGACCAGTTACAAGTCCATGGCCAGGATGCGCAACGTGCAGCCCCGCATGGCGGCACTCCGGGAGCGCTACGCCAATGACAAGCAGAAGATGAATCAGGCGCTGATGGAGTTGTACAAGACCGAAAAGATCAACCCGCTGGGCGGTTGCCTGCCAATCCTGGTGCAGATACCGGTTTTTATCTCCCTATATTGGATGTTGCTGGAAAGCGTGGAGATGCGTCAGGCGGACTTTATGCTCTGGATAAACGACCTCTCCAGCCGCGATCCATTCTTTATTCTGCCACTCCTGATGGGCGTGACGATGTTCATCCAGCAAAAGCTTAATCCGGCGCCCCTGGACCCGATTCAGGCCAAGGTGATGATGGTATTGCCGGTGGTGTTTACGGTGTTCTTTGCATTCTTCCCCTCCGGCCTGGTGCTGTACTGGTTCGTCAATAATCTGTTGTCGATCGCGCAGCAGTGGGTGATCACCAAACGCATCGAGCGCGGCGTCAAGCCCGCTGAGCAGGATTGA
- the mnmE gene encoding tRNA uridine-5-carboxymethylaminomethyl(34) synthesis GTPase MnmE — MRLFAHRRPKPSRLTHSVALAETIAAVATPPGRGGIGVVRVSGPNTAEIAITLLGSLPSPRVATYQAFRDAQGHPIDAGIALFFPRPNSFTGEDVLELQGHGGPVVMDMVLNSVVAAGARIARPGEFSERAFLNNKLDLAQAEAIADLIDSHTEQAARGALRSLHGDFSSAIHDLVDSLIELRGFVEAALDFPDEEIDFLADDTVAQRLRALRERLDGVLDSARQGSLLREGLSIVIAGRPNAGKSSLLNRLAATDIAIVTELPGTTRDVLRQDIQIDGMPLRVIDVAGLREGADAAEREGVRRAWLEIEAADLILLVVDGACGVQAQEQGILGRLPARTPVVTVWNKIDLGDTLAGERDGVVYVSALTGAGLDALREALKKHAGFNASPEGVYLARRRHLQALQSAGLALARAQDVLSSQRAGELLAEELRAAQQALVAITGEFTSDDLLGRIFSRFCIGK; from the coding sequence ATGCGCCTGTTTGCGCATCGTCGCCCGAAACCATCACGATTGACTCATAGCGTAGCGCTAGCAGAGACTATCGCCGCGGTTGCCACGCCGCCTGGCCGTGGCGGCATTGGTGTGGTGCGCGTGTCAGGCCCAAATACCGCGGAAATCGCAATAACGCTGTTGGGCAGCCTACCCTCGCCGCGGGTGGCCACATACCAAGCCTTTCGGGATGCACAAGGTCATCCGATCGATGCCGGCATCGCGCTGTTTTTTCCGCGACCGAATTCATTCACGGGCGAAGACGTGCTGGAACTGCAAGGCCACGGCGGGCCGGTGGTGATGGATATGGTGTTGAATAGCGTGGTCGCCGCCGGCGCCCGGATCGCGCGACCCGGCGAGTTCAGCGAGCGTGCATTCCTGAACAACAAGCTCGACCTCGCGCAGGCCGAAGCGATCGCCGATCTGATCGACAGTCACACCGAACAGGCCGCCCGCGGTGCCCTGCGCTCATTGCACGGCGACTTTTCAAGTGCAATCCATGATCTCGTCGATAGTCTGATCGAGCTGCGTGGCTTTGTGGAAGCGGCGCTGGATTTTCCGGATGAGGAGATCGATTTTCTGGCCGACGACACAGTCGCTCAACGTCTTCGCGCATTGCGTGAGCGGCTGGACGGCGTGCTCGATAGCGCGCGTCAGGGCAGTCTGCTGCGCGAGGGTTTGAGCATCGTTATCGCCGGGCGACCCAACGCGGGCAAGTCGAGCCTGCTCAACCGTCTCGCGGCTACGGATATCGCGATTGTGACCGAACTTCCGGGCACTACGCGCGACGTTCTGCGGCAGGACATACAGATCGACGGCATGCCATTGAGAGTCATCGACGTCGCGGGCCTGCGTGAGGGCGCCGACGCCGCCGAGCGCGAGGGCGTACGACGAGCGTGGCTGGAAATCGAGGCTGCCGACCTGATCCTGCTGGTGGTGGATGGTGCCTGCGGCGTGCAGGCGCAGGAGCAGGGTATTCTTGGGCGACTGCCCGCGCGTACGCCAGTTGTCACGGTCTGGAACAAGATCGATCTTGGCGACACGCTCGCCGGCGAGCGCGATGGCGTCGTGTACGTCTCGGCGCTCACGGGCGCGGGTCTGGACGCGCTGCGTGAGGCACTGAAGAAGCACGCGGGTTTCAACGCCAGCCCGGAAGGCGTTTATCTCGCCCGCCGACGTCATCTCCAGGCATTACAGTCCGCCGGCCTCGCGCTGGCGCGCGCGCAAGACGTATTGAGTTCGCAGCGGGCCGGCGAACTGCTCGCCGAAGAGTTGCGCGCCGCACAGCAGGCCTTGGTCGCGATCACTGGCGAATTTACTTCCGATGACTTGTTGGGACGGATTTTTTCCAGGTTTTGTATCGGCAAATGA
- a CDS encoding methyltransferase domain-containing protein, producing MPAHLAALLKDIHSEVKDRFYGCGSPIPPALAGATVLDLGCGTGRDCYLLSKLVGADGRVLGVDMTEQQLAVARRHRDWHAEKFGYANVEFYQGYIEDLKTAGIADDTVDAVVSNCVMNLSPVKPKVYSEIFRVLKPGGELYFSDVFADRRVPVELARDPVMLGECLGGAMYIEDIRRAMARVGCLDARVSQSSRIDLHDADIAHKAGNIGFYSMTVRAFKLDLEDRCEDYGQVAYYLGTCPSHPHGFELDDHHRFVTGKPMLVCGNTADMLKQTRYAPHFRVVGDRQVHYGLFDCTPGRIAQTSEAGAKSGCC from the coding sequence ATGCCCGCGCACCTGGCTGCGTTGCTCAAGGACATTCACAGCGAGGTCAAGGATCGCTTTTACGGTTGTGGATCGCCGATTCCCCCCGCGCTGGCGGGTGCGACTGTGCTGGATCTGGGCTGCGGAACCGGGCGTGACTGCTACCTGCTCTCGAAGCTGGTGGGCGCTGACGGGCGCGTGCTAGGCGTGGACATGACCGAGCAACAGCTCGCCGTCGCGCGCCGGCATCGTGACTGGCACGCGGAGAAATTCGGTTACGCCAACGTCGAGTTTTATCAGGGATACATCGAGGATCTGAAAACCGCTGGCATTGCCGATGACACGGTCGATGCGGTGGTATCGAATTGCGTGATGAATCTCTCGCCCGTCAAGCCAAAGGTATACAGCGAGATCTTCCGCGTGCTCAAACCCGGCGGCGAGCTATATTTCTCGGATGTATTCGCCGACCGACGTGTTCCCGTGGAGCTTGCGCGCGATCCGGTGATGCTCGGCGAATGTCTGGGCGGCGCCATGTATATCGAGGACATTCGTCGCGCGATGGCGCGGGTTGGCTGCCTCGATGCGCGCGTTAGTCAATCCAGCCGTATTGATTTGCATGATGCCGACATCGCGCACAAGGCCGGCAATATCGGCTTCTATTCCATGACCGTGCGCGCCTTCAAGCTGGATCTCGAAGATCGTTGCGAGGATTACGGTCAGGTTGCCTATTATCTCGGCACCTGTCCTTCGCATCCGCACGGCTTCGAGCTGGACGATCATCACCGGTTTGTCACCGGCAAACCCATGCTGGTGTGCGGCAACACGGCGGATATGCTCAAGCAAACGCGTTACGCGCCACACTTTCGTGTGGTGGGCGACAGGCAAGTGCATTACGGCCTGTTCGACTGCACGCCCGGTCGAATAGCGCAGACCTCCGAGGCCGGCGCCAAGAGCGGCTGCTGCTAA
- the mnmG gene encoding tRNA uridine-5-carboxymethylaminomethyl(34) synthesis enzyme MnmG yields the protein MSFLTFDVIVVGGGHAGTEASLAAARTGARTLLLTHNIETIGQMSCNPAIGGIGKGHLTKEIDALGGVMARAADSAGIHFRILNRRKGPAVRATRAQADRVLYRQAIREAVERQENLSLFQQAVDDLLIEGERVTGVVTQMGLEFRARAVVLTTGTFLGGRMHVGESSHTGGRAGDPPAVSLATRLRELPLKVGRLKTGTPPRIDGRSIDYDLLQEQPGDQPVPVFSFTGRSEQHPRQVCCHITHTNPRTHDLIRAGLHLSPMYSGAIAGVGPRYCPSIEDKVVRFADKASHQIFIEPEGLTTREVYPNGISTSLPFETQYKLVRSIAGFEQAHITR from the coding sequence ATGAGTTTTCTCACATTCGATGTGATTGTTGTCGGCGGCGGACACGCGGGTACGGAAGCGTCGCTCGCCGCCGCGCGCACGGGCGCGCGCACCTTGCTGCTCACCCACAACATCGAGACCATCGGCCAGATGAGTTGCAACCCGGCCATCGGCGGCATCGGCAAGGGGCACCTGACCAAAGAGATCGACGCGCTGGGCGGCGTCATGGCGCGCGCCGCGGATAGTGCCGGCATCCATTTTCGAATCCTGAACCGCCGCAAGGGACCCGCCGTGCGCGCCACCCGCGCACAGGCCGACCGGGTGTTGTATCGGCAGGCGATTCGAGAAGCGGTGGAACGGCAAGAAAATTTAAGCCTTTTCCAGCAGGCCGTAGACGATCTGCTAATCGAGGGCGAGCGCGTGACCGGCGTGGTCACGCAGATGGGTCTTGAATTTCGCGCGCGCGCAGTGGTGCTTACCACCGGCACTTTTCTGGGCGGCAGGATGCACGTTGGCGAGTCGAGCCACACCGGCGGGCGCGCCGGCGATCCACCTGCCGTTTCGCTGGCGACACGGCTGCGCGAACTGCCACTCAAAGTCGGACGCCTGAAGACGGGCACGCCGCCGCGCATCGACGGGCGCAGCATTGATTACGACCTACTTCAGGAACAGCCGGGCGATCAGCCGGTGCCCGTATTTTCGTTTACAGGCCGGTCCGAACAGCATCCACGCCAGGTCTGCTGTCACATCACGCACACGAATCCACGCACGCACGACCTCATTCGCGCCGGCCTGCATTTATCGCCCATGTACAGCGGCGCGATAGCAGGCGTCGGGCCGCGATACTGTCCGTCTATCGAGGACAAGGTCGTGCGGTTCGCGGACAAGGCTTCGCATCAGATCTTCATCGAGCCGGAAGGCTTGACCACGCGCGAGGTATATCCCAACGGTATCTCCACCAGCCTGCCGTTCGAGACGCAATATAAGCTGGTGCGCTCGATTGCCGGCTTCGAGCAGGCGCATATTACGCGCC